In the Paramisgurnus dabryanus chromosome 5, PD_genome_1.1, whole genome shotgun sequence genome, one interval contains:
- the LOC135732165 gene encoding cystatin-A-like, with protein sequence MAMPGGFGELKAATPQIQKICDQMKAGAEKAAGHKFAHFTAVCYKEQTVAGTNYLILVNVGDLKYGHLKVFKPIQATEPLKFTAFQHPKQDPLCT encoded by the exons atggcaaTGCCTGGAGGCTTTGGTGAACTGAAGGCAGCAACTCCACAGATTCAGAAAATCTGTGATCAG aTGAAAGCAGGTGCAGAGAAAGCAGCCGGTCACAAGTTTGCTCATTTTACTGCCGTGTGTTATAAAGAGCAAACTGTTGCAGGAACAAACTACCTTATCCTG gtaaATGTAGGAGATCTCAAGTACGGACATCTAAAGGTGTTTAAACCTATACAGGCAACAGAGCCACTGAAGTTTACTGCATTCCAGCACCCTAAACAAGACCCGCTATGCACATGA